GAACCCAAACAAATAACAGTATCAATGGTATCCAGATCCATGCTGGTAAAATTATATGGAAATAGTAGTCTAGAAAAGCGGGCAGTATAGCACCACCTACATAAGTGGGGATAGCTGAAGTACTAGTTACTTGATATAATACGTATAGGAAACCTACTACTGTAGCCGGAACTGGACCTAAAGCATTAGCAACATAACCATAATAACCACCTGCGCTGGAATGTCGTTTCGCTAAGTGATATAGAGTGTTAACTTCCAAATACATAGCTAATGTAGCTAGTAGAAAGGCAAGTGGAGTTAGAGCTAATGCATATGCCATAGCTGCTGTTATGAAAGCTACCGTATCACAAGCTGGAGCCATAGCTGCTATTTCCTCAGCTAATGCACCAATTGTATCAACTACACCTTTCTTGAGCCTTGGAACCTCTTCTTGATGAGACATAAGACTATTAGGGTTAACCTAATATATAAGCTTTAGGGTTACCCGAATCATCGGTGAAAAGCTGTGTATTTAATAAATAAGATAAAGGACGATTTATACAATATTATTAATGATTTTTCTTTATATTAATTGATTAAGAGACCAATAAGGGTGGAGCAATTTCACTTCACTAGAGGATTTATACATAGGTCTAAATCAACAGCGCATAAACTTCTCATCCATATTTGGTATACCACGCTAAAGAGAAATCATTATATCATATTATTAATTTAAGCTTTTACTGGTACATTAATTTATGTCTAAAAAGAGCGATGTCTTCACACCCCTACTTCTCTGACTTCCTCTCCTACCATCAAATGACGAGGGATTTCCGTCATCGATTCGTGATCACATCTCTCATGTAAAAAATTTAATACCACTAATGAGAGGGAGAAAATATGAATAAGCTAGAAACATCGAAGGACATAATTGAACATATTCTTCTCAAACTTAATAATAGAGATAGATTCTACAGATGCGTAGTAAACAAGATATACGGTTCAATAGATAATTATTCTAAACTTTTTTCAAGATATTTAACAGATAAGATTGAGATAGAGGGTGAGAAAGAAGTTACTAAATATGGAGAAATCTATTTTTCTAATGAAAAGCTTATTTATAGAATAGATGATATTATAATTCTGTTCAAAACTAAAGATAACTTAAGGAGTTTTGATCCTAACATGATAGAAATGTGGATTTTAACCCAATTACTGAATTTAGGTGAGGGGGCTATTAATGTAGAGGAAATAAAAATCTGCAAAGCAACCAACAGTACCAGGTAGAATTCTTCAATTCAATTAGTTATTCGACATGTATACACACTAAGATACTGAGATCTTGTTGATTATAAAATTTCAAGCTAACATTAAATTATATGTGAGAACTAAATAATAATAATCCAGTTTGAAATAATCCGTTATAACAGTAATAATTGAATTAAATATCATCAATCTAAAGCCTTTTTACGCCTCCTTATAAACGGGATCTAAGAATTCATAGCTTGATATTATACTCATATTCTCTAATTGACGAAGAATGTTGTCTAATACACTATAAGAGATTGTAGTACCTTCTTTTTCACTTACACATTCATGAAGTTTGCTCCAACTATTTGCTCCCTCACTGATACACTTTAAAGCTTCCCTATATCTTCTAGAAGTTATTTCGGATATTTTTCTCTTACTTTCTATCAAATTTTCAATCTCATTAACTGCTAATCTTATGCTCATCTCCTTAACCTGTTCGACACTCCTTCTCGCTAAATAGTAATTTCCCGCTAAAGTTAGCCAACCTGGTATGCCATCGAAGGTTTTCACAATTTCACTAACAACTGCGTCATCAACCTTAAGTTTAAATTCCTCAAATCCCCTTTTAAGAAACTCTTTACTTAAACTTTCTTTAAATCTCTCCAGTTTAATTTCATAGCAATATCTGGAGTAAAGTGGTGAAGAATTATCTTCTACATCTAGGAAATCATGAAGAAGGCCGATTTCTGAGCCAGTTAAAATAAACGTTAAATTTCTATCGTAATCGTAAGCGTGAGCTATTGCATTCTTTATTTCTTTTGATAAGGGTCCTCTGAGTCTTTGAGCCTCATCTATTGCTATTATTATTCTCTTCTCATTCAAATGATCAAATAAGTCAGCTAGGGAAACGTAACTTCTTCCCCTCCATGAGATCTCCACGTAATTTCCCATTATACTAATACCCCTAATTTTTCTCAGAACATCCTTTAATTTGTCAAGAGAAGATGAAAGGGCTTCAGAAAGTAGAGAATAAAGGTCCTTTAGAGCGTAATTCTCCCTTAACTTTCTAGCGTCTAAGATTATATAAGGTATCTTACTCTCGTGAAGTGCAACTAAAAGAAGTGACGTTTTTCCAATTCTTCTAACTCCAGTAAGGATAATTATAAGGTCTATGAAGATTGTTAAGTAAGTCCTCTAGCTCCCTTTCCCTATCAAATAAGTCCTTCTTATCCATTTTCGGCCTTTCGTCAAGTAACAACTTCTGCCCCAGAATATATATTCTGCCCCAGAAGTACTTAAAACTTTCATATTAAATTCTAACAAGACCTCAATGAACCAGCAAATTTTCTTATCAGAAATAGACTATAATCTATAACTTTTTAGATTAATGAGTAGTTTTTGTAATCAATAACATTAATTAATTAACCATCTCTCATTAAATATATTATGGAATCACTTGCTACACTGGGTTCAGATAAATCAGTTACAACAATAAATGCAATTTTAACAGAGATATTTACTGGGATAAAACCAAAAAGAATAATTATCTATAGAGAAGATCCACCAGCCAGAGAGATAAAGGATGGACTAGAAAAAGCTTTAAATTACGTTAACGTCGATACTTCTGTAGAACCAATAATAGTAGGATACGGAATTGATAAATGGAGAAGTACATTAAGTAATGCGGATATAGATGTATTCGATGTGACACCTGGTAGAAAGTATATGGCATTAAGTGCTTCATCGTATAGTAAAGCTAAGCAGATCAGATATGTTTATTTGAAAAAGGAGAGTGAGGGTTATAGAATATTTGGATATGTTCCTTTTAATATGATTGAAGTATTAGACATACGAAGTGGGGATAAAATTGACTTTGACCCGCCTTTAACTAAAGAATCAGATAACGTTGAATCTACGTTAGGTATTGACGAATTAAGAGCTTTCATAAATATTTTGAGCTTACATGGAATAAAACTGGATTTAGATTATTTGGGATTAGAAGATAATGAAATATGCTTAACCAGAGCCGGGATAGTAAAATATGAGGAGGAGAAATACATAGAGAGTGAAGTTAAAAACGAGAGTTTATTCTTAGCCGATACTAATATTTATATCTCATTAGGTTCTAGATTAGCTGAATTGATTCCAAGATATAGATTATTATCTTCAAGGAATACTTATAATGAATTGAAAAATAGATCTTCCAATACTACACAGAAATCTGATGAGAATCTTATCAAATTTACTTTAGGATTACAAGCTTATCAATATTTGCATCCCACTCCACCAATAACATCTCAAGTATCAACTTCAGGTGATATCGGTTTAATAGATGAAGCAGTGAAATTGAAGAGTAATATTAATAATAAGGTAGTATTATTAACTGCAGACCAAGGAGTTGCAATTGCTGCTCAAAATAAGGGCTTAAATGTCATTTACCTCGAGAAGAAAATTAAGGCTAAAGACGTAAACTGTGACAATTTAGATGTAAACTGTGGGGAATTAATTCAGTGCCT
The nucleotide sequence above comes from Sulfolobus tengchongensis. Encoded proteins:
- a CDS encoding ATP-binding protein, which translates into the protein MFIDLIIILTGVRRIGKTSLLLVALHESKIPYIILDARKLRENYALKDLYSLLSEALSSSLDKLKDVLRKIRGISIMGNYVEISWRGRSYVSLADLFDHLNEKRIIIAIDEAQRLRGPLSKEIKNAIAHAYDYDRNLTFILTGSEIGLLHDFLDVEDNSSPLYSRYCYEIKLERFKESLSKEFLKRGFEEFKLKVDDAVVSEIVKTFDGIPGWLTLAGNYYLARRSVEQVKEMSIRLAVNEIENLIESKRKISEITSRRYREALKCISEGANSWSKLHECVSEKEGTTISYSVLDNILRQLENMSIISSYEFLDPVYKEA